From Streptomyces sp. NBC_01460, a single genomic window includes:
- a CDS encoding glycosyl hydrolase family 28-related protein — MSRHITVAALTAAVVGLGALTGAPAAQGAEGKQSSAPTVTRAGLAPALVAGRGADVPFAEQEAENAATNGTVIGPDRTAYTLPAEASGRKAVRLVPGEHVEFTLPEAANAITVRYSIPDAPGGGGITAPLDVAVNGAQRSTMTLTSQYSWLYNQYPFTNDPGADLLQPGWWITECACVPNATTPAPVISKPFRPNHFYDEQRLLLGKRYRAGDTVRLTVPAGSRAAWTVIDVLDSELVGLPHVELRAANALLFGADPSGRRDSAGALDRAIAFAKRKNLPVYVPPGTYQVNRHIVVDDVTIRGAGSWYTTFKGRQVALDAPAADGSVHTGVGFYGKDAADGGSRDVHLSGFAIEGDVRERIDTDQVNGVGGAMSDSSIEGLHIRHTKVGMWFDGPMSNLRITGNVIVDQIADAINFHGGVTDSEVSHAFVRNSGDDGLAMWSEKRANAGNTFARNTVQSPVLANGIAVYGGTDNTVSGNLVADPVREGSALHVGARFGAEAFRGRLDLSDNTTVRAGTYELNWNIGLGAIWFFALDRDIDADIRVTGNHFLDNTYNAIMLVTDWPVKDTYKIQGVHFKDVKVDGTGTSVVSARAAGSATFENVDARNVGAVGVNNCGSFHFTPAGSEFTLVDRGGNDGGGTTGDWLAPWLLPNTITCDDRPPVVAPPAPGAW; from the coding sequence ATGTCACGTCACATCACGGTCGCCGCGCTGACGGCCGCCGTCGTCGGACTGGGGGCGCTGACCGGCGCTCCCGCCGCCCAGGGCGCGGAGGGGAAACAGTCGTCCGCGCCGACGGTGACGCGCGCGGGCCTCGCTCCCGCCCTGGTGGCCGGTCGCGGCGCCGACGTCCCCTTCGCCGAGCAGGAGGCGGAGAACGCCGCGACGAACGGCACGGTCATCGGACCCGACCGCACCGCCTACACCCTCCCCGCCGAGGCGTCCGGCCGTAAGGCGGTCCGCCTGGTGCCCGGCGAGCACGTCGAGTTCACCCTGCCGGAGGCCGCGAACGCGATCACCGTGCGCTACAGCATCCCGGACGCTCCCGGAGGCGGCGGCATCACCGCCCCGCTCGACGTCGCCGTCAACGGCGCGCAGCGCTCGACGATGACGCTGACCTCGCAGTACTCCTGGCTGTACAACCAGTACCCGTTCACCAACGACCCCGGCGCCGATCTGCTCCAGCCCGGCTGGTGGATCACCGAGTGCGCGTGCGTCCCGAACGCGACGACGCCCGCCCCGGTGATCTCCAAGCCCTTCCGGCCGAACCACTTCTACGACGAGCAGCGCCTGCTGCTGGGCAAGAGGTACCGGGCGGGTGACACCGTCCGCCTGACCGTCCCCGCCGGGAGCCGTGCCGCGTGGACGGTCATCGATGTGCTCGACTCGGAGCTCGTGGGCCTGCCCCACGTCGAGCTCCGGGCCGCGAACGCGCTGCTCTTCGGGGCCGATCCGTCGGGGCGCAGGGATTCCGCGGGCGCCCTGGACCGGGCGATCGCCTTCGCCAAGCGCAAGAACCTGCCGGTGTACGTCCCGCCGGGCACCTACCAGGTCAACCGGCACATCGTCGTCGACGACGTCACGATCAGGGGCGCCGGCAGCTGGTACACGACGTTCAAGGGCCGCCAGGTCGCGCTCGACGCCCCGGCCGCCGACGGCTCGGTCCACACGGGCGTCGGCTTCTACGGCAAGGACGCGGCCGACGGCGGCAGCCGCGACGTCCACCTGTCGGGCTTCGCCATCGAGGGGGACGTCCGGGAGCGGATCGACACCGACCAGGTGAACGGCGTCGGCGGGGCGATGAGCGACTCCTCGATCGAGGGCCTGCACATCCGCCACACCAAGGTCGGCATGTGGTTCGACGGCCCGATGTCGAACCTGAGGATCACGGGCAACGTCATCGTCGACCAGATCGCCGACGCCATCAACTTCCACGGAGGGGTGACGGATTCGGAGGTCTCGCACGCCTTCGTCCGCAACTCGGGTGACGACGGCCTCGCGATGTGGTCCGAGAAGCGGGCCAACGCGGGCAACACCTTCGCCCGCAACACCGTGCAGAGCCCGGTCCTCGCCAACGGCATCGCGGTCTACGGCGGTACGGACAACACCGTGTCCGGCAACCTCGTTGCCGATCCCGTACGTGAGGGGAGCGCGCTGCACGTCGGCGCCCGCTTCGGCGCCGAGGCGTTCCGGGGGCGGCTCGACCTGAGCGACAACACCACGGTCCGGGCCGGGACGTACGAACTGAACTGGAACATCGGGCTCGGAGCCATCTGGTTCTTCGCCCTGGACCGGGACATCGACGCCGACATACGGGTGACGGGGAACCACTTCCTCGACAACACCTACAACGCGATCATGCTGGTCACCGACTGGCCGGTGAAGGACACGTACAAGATCCAGGGCGTGCACTTCAAGGACGTCAAGGTGGACGGCACGGGCACCTCGGTGGTGAGCGCGCGTGCGGCGGGGTCGGCGACCTTCGAGAACGTCGACGCGCGCAACGTGGGGGCCGTGGGGGTCAACAACTGCGGGTCCTTCCACTTCACCCCCGCCGGTTCGGAGTTCACCCTGGTCGACCGCGGCGGCAACGACGGCGGTGGCACGACGGGCGACTGGCTGGCGCCGTGGCTGCTGCCGAACACGATCACCTGCGACGACCGGCCGCCGGTGGTCGCGCCGCCCGCCCCGGGAGCGTGGTGA
- a CDS encoding TetR/AcrR family transcriptional regulator has product MATTGAAPGRRERKKAATRKALADAALELFLEHGYEKVTIAQIAEAADTATTTLFAHFPAGKEALILDDSGEREASLVDAVRNRPEGSSPLDALHAFFAGRAPFADERDLPERYRRAAELIMDTPALWPYARQVWVACQEPLARLLAEAAGRSEPDESHRLLARYVLETPDLASSRPDRKAALAEAFRRLHMGWPEL; this is encoded by the coding sequence ATGGCGACCACTGGAGCCGCGCCCGGCAGGCGCGAACGCAAGAAGGCGGCAACCCGCAAGGCCCTGGCCGACGCGGCCCTGGAGCTCTTCCTGGAGCACGGCTACGAGAAGGTGACGATCGCCCAGATCGCCGAGGCCGCGGACACCGCGACCACGACCCTGTTCGCGCACTTCCCGGCGGGCAAGGAAGCCCTGATCCTCGACGACAGCGGGGAGCGGGAGGCATCCCTGGTCGACGCGGTCCGCAACCGGCCCGAAGGCAGCTCGCCCCTGGACGCCCTGCACGCCTTCTTCGCCGGCCGTGCCCCCTTCGCCGACGAACGCGACCTGCCCGAGCGCTACCGGCGCGCGGCAGAACTGATCATGGACACTCCCGCGCTGTGGCCCTACGCACGTCAGGTCTGGGTGGCCTGTCAGGAGCCGCTCGCCCGCCTGCTCGCGGAGGCCGCCGGCCGGAGCGAGCCCGACGAATCCCACCGCCTCCTGGCCCGCTACGTGCTGGAGACCCCCGACCTGGCATCGAGCCGCCCCGACCGCAAGGCCGCCCTCGCCGAGGCGTTCCGCCGCCTCCACATGGGCTGGCCCGAACTCTGA
- the thrC gene encoding threonine synthase, which translates to MAVQTVAANTNSSAVDLGPAAALSCRECGERFELGPIFACASCFGPLEVAYDLPSGSPEELKKRIAEGPNNIWRYAPLLPVPSDVADKPNINPGFTKLVKADNLARELGVTGGLYVKDDSGNPTHSFKDRVVAIAVEAARAFGFTTLSCSSTGNLAGAVGAAAARAGFRSCVFIPHDLEQGKVVMAAVYGGELVGIEGNYDDVNRFCSELIGDPLGEGWGFVNVNLRPYYGEGSKTLAYEICEQLGWELPDQLVIPIASGSQLTKIDKGLQELIKLGLVEDKPYKIFGAQAEGCSPVSTAFKAGHDVVRPQKPNTIAKSLAIGNPADGPYVLDIARRTGGAVEDVNDEQVVDAIKLLARTEGIFAETAGGVTVGVTKKLIDAGLLDPTLTTVVLNTGDGLKTLDAVAPTTGLSATIRPSLDAFRDAGLAAAN; encoded by the coding sequence ATGGCCGTGCAGACAGTTGCAGCGAACACCAATTCTTCCGCCGTGGACCTCGGTCCCGCCGCGGCGCTTTCCTGCCGCGAGTGCGGCGAGCGTTTCGAGCTCGGACCCATTTTCGCCTGTGCGTCCTGTTTCGGGCCGCTCGAAGTGGCGTACGACCTGCCGAGCGGCTCCCCCGAAGAGCTGAAGAAGCGAATCGCCGAGGGTCCGAACAACATCTGGCGCTACGCGCCGCTGCTGCCGGTCCCCTCCGACGTCGCGGACAAGCCCAACATCAACCCCGGCTTCACGAAGCTGGTCAAGGCCGACAACCTCGCCCGCGAGCTGGGTGTGACCGGCGGCCTGTACGTCAAGGACGACTCCGGCAACCCGACGCACTCCTTCAAGGACCGTGTCGTCGCCATCGCCGTCGAGGCCGCCCGCGCCTTCGGATTCACCACACTCTCCTGCTCCTCCACCGGCAACCTCGCCGGCGCGGTGGGTGCCGCCGCCGCTCGCGCCGGCTTCCGCTCCTGCGTGTTCATCCCGCACGACCTGGAGCAGGGCAAGGTCGTCATGGCCGCGGTGTACGGCGGCGAGCTGGTCGGCATCGAGGGCAATTACGACGACGTCAACCGCTTCTGCTCGGAGCTCATCGGCGACCCGCTCGGCGAGGGCTGGGGCTTCGTCAACGTCAACCTCCGGCCGTACTACGGCGAGGGCTCCAAGACCCTGGCGTACGAGATCTGTGAGCAGCTCGGCTGGGAGCTGCCCGACCAGCTCGTCATCCCGATCGCGTCCGGCTCGCAGCTCACGAAGATCGACAAGGGTCTGCAGGAGCTGATCAAGCTCGGCCTCGTCGAGGACAAGCCGTACAAGATCTTCGGTGCCCAGGCCGAGGGCTGCTCCCCGGTCTCCACCGCCTTCAAGGCCGGCCACGACGTCGTGCGGCCCCAGAAGCCGAACACCATCGCCAAGTCCCTGGCGATCGGCAACCCGGCCGACGGCCCGTACGTCCTGGACATCGCCCGGCGCACCGGCGGTGCCGTGGAGGACGTCAATGACGAGCAGGTCGTCGACGCGATCAAGCTGCTGGCCCGGACCGAGGGCATCTTCGCGGAGACCGCGGGCGGTGTGACCGTCGGCGTCACGAAGAAGCTGATCGACGCCGGCCTGCTCGACCCGACGCTGACAACCGTGGTCCTGAACACCGGTGACGGCCTCAAGACGCTCGACGCGGTCGCCCCCACGACCGGCCTGTCGGCGACGATCCGGCCCAGCCTGGACGCGTTCCGCGACGCGGGCCTCGCCGCCGCCAACTGA
- a CDS encoding MoaD/ThiS family protein — protein sequence MSVKVRIPTILRTYTDGQAEVSAEGAILSEVIASLEQNHPGIGARVLDDQGKLRRFVNVYVNDDDVRFEGGLDAATPDGAGVSIIPAVAGG from the coding sequence ATGAGCGTCAAGGTCCGTATCCCCACCATCCTCCGCACCTACACGGACGGTCAGGCCGAGGTCTCGGCGGAGGGCGCGATCCTCTCCGAGGTCATCGCGTCCCTGGAGCAGAACCACCCGGGCATCGGCGCCCGTGTCCTCGACGACCAGGGCAAGCTGCGCCGCTTCGTCAACGTGTACGTCAACGACGACGACGTGCGCTTCGAGGGCGGTCTGGACGCGGCCACCCCGGACGGCGCCGGCGTCTCCATCATCCCGGCCGTCGCCGGAGGCTGA
- a CDS encoding SDR family NAD(P)-dependent oxidoreductase — MQGAPVAWNVHKPPRADGTTVLVTGGNAGIGYFVAEQLAAAGATVIIGSRNPAKAAAAVEALTARVSGSRVRHIPLDLADLASLRASAGRLDTDALDAVVLNAGIALDEPPREQNHHGHELMFATNHLGHFALVHWLAPWLEAAPAARIITMGSFAARSERLDLDDLQSVRDYDPKRTYGRSKLAQMAFALELDRRLRAAGSTCMSVIAHPGGALDALTPPRPGIHQRSGPRQLLALPARALLQGKDAGAWPAVRATLDPDVRGGQLWGPSRFGLSGKPHLETPHPHMADRPTGQALWAASTRLTGVAPFTP, encoded by the coding sequence CTGCAAGGAGCCCCCGTGGCCTGGAACGTACACAAGCCCCCGCGCGCCGACGGCACCACCGTGCTGGTGACCGGCGGCAACGCCGGCATCGGCTACTTCGTCGCCGAGCAGCTCGCCGCCGCCGGAGCAACCGTCATCATCGGCAGCCGCAACCCTGCGAAAGCCGCCGCCGCCGTGGAAGCCCTCACCGCCCGCGTCAGCGGGTCCCGTGTGCGGCACATACCCCTGGACCTGGCCGACCTCGCCTCCCTGAGGGCGTCCGCCGGCCGGCTGGACACCGACGCCCTGGACGCCGTGGTCCTCAACGCGGGCATCGCACTGGACGAACCGCCCCGCGAGCAGAACCACCACGGCCACGAACTCATGTTCGCCACCAACCACCTCGGCCACTTCGCCCTGGTGCACTGGCTGGCCCCCTGGCTGGAGGCGGCTCCGGCGGCCCGGATCATCACCATGGGCAGCTTCGCCGCCCGCTCCGAGCGCCTCGACCTCGACGACCTGCAATCCGTACGCGACTACGACCCCAAGCGCACCTACGGCCGCTCCAAACTCGCCCAGATGGCCTTCGCCCTCGAACTCGACCGCCGGCTGCGCGCCGCGGGCAGCACCTGCATGAGCGTGATCGCCCATCCCGGCGGCGCCCTGGACGCCCTCACCCCGCCCCGGCCCGGCATCCACCAGCGCTCCGGACCCCGACAACTCCTGGCCCTCCCCGCGAGAGCCCTTCTCCAGGGCAAGGACGCCGGCGCCTGGCCCGCCGTCCGGGCCACCCTCGACCCGGACGTCCGAGGCGGCCAGCTGTGGGGCCCCAGCAGGTTCGGCCTCAGCGGCAAGCCCCACCTCGAAACACCCCACCCCCACATGGCCGACCGGCCCACCGGCCAAGCCCTCTGGGCAGCGAGCACCCGACTGACCGGCGTGGCCCCCTTCACCCCCTGA
- a CDS encoding glucosyl-3-phosphoglycerate synthase encodes MLEEVERWLTRRSWSAADRPLDRLTAARATDPHRARVSVVLPALDEEATVGAIVAEIRRELMEKVPLVDELVVIDSGSTDATAEEARRAGARVVHRDAILPRIPALPGKGEVLWRSLLVTSGEIVCFVDADLKDFSADFVSGIVGPLLTDPSVHFVKAMYDRPLGDAAGQGGRVTELVARPLLNLHWPRLAGFVQPLGGEYAVRRSLLERLPFPVGYGVELALLVDALHTVGLDALAQVDVGVRRHRHQDGQALGRMSAAIYRTAQLRLSRGPLVRPELVQFERGPGGFVPRTHAVDTEERPPMRDIAEYASRDAA; translated from the coding sequence GTGCTGGAAGAGGTGGAACGCTGGCTGACCAGGCGTTCCTGGTCGGCTGCCGACCGCCCGCTGGACCGCCTCACGGCAGCGCGGGCGACGGATCCGCACCGCGCGCGGGTGAGCGTCGTCCTGCCCGCGCTGGACGAGGAGGCGACGGTCGGGGCGATCGTCGCGGAGATCCGGCGCGAGCTGATGGAGAAGGTCCCGCTCGTCGACGAGCTGGTGGTGATCGACTCCGGATCCACCGACGCCACCGCCGAGGAGGCGCGCCGGGCCGGCGCCCGGGTCGTGCACCGCGACGCGATCCTCCCCCGGATCCCCGCCCTGCCGGGCAAGGGCGAGGTCCTGTGGCGCTCGCTGCTGGTGACCAGCGGCGAGATCGTCTGCTTCGTCGACGCGGACCTGAAGGACTTCTCCGCGGACTTCGTCTCCGGCATCGTCGGACCGCTGCTGACCGACCCCTCGGTGCACTTCGTCAAGGCCATGTACGACCGCCCGCTCGGCGACGCGGCAGGACAGGGCGGCCGGGTGACCGAGCTGGTGGCCCGCCCGCTGCTCAATCTGCACTGGCCGCGGCTGGCCGGCTTCGTCCAGCCGCTGGGCGGCGAGTACGCGGTGCGGCGCTCCCTGCTGGAGCGGCTCCCCTTCCCCGTCGGTTACGGAGTGGAGCTCGCCCTGCTCGTCGACGCGCTGCACACGGTCGGCCTGGACGCGCTGGCGCAGGTCGACGTCGGTGTCCGCAGGCACCGCCACCAGGACGGCCAGGCCCTCGGCCGGATGTCGGCCGCGATCTACCGCACGGCGCAGCTGCGGCTCTCCCGGGGACCGCTCGTACGGCCCGAGCTCGTCCAGTTCGAGCGAGGACCCGGCGGTTTCGTCCCGCGCACCCACGCGGTGGACACCGAGGAGCGGCCGCCGATGCGGGACATCGCGGAGTACGCCTCCCGGGACGCGGCGTGA
- a CDS encoding MFS transporter gives MTITTETGPPTGAARLGKLAMWAVLLLVLLADALDMIDATVTNIAAPTIVGDVGGGDGLIKWLGASYALAMGVLLVIGGRLGDRYGQRRLFLIGMSGFTLASAACGLAGGSGVMISARILQGAFGALLIPQGMAIITRHFTPDMRRTSFNLFGPLLGIATIGGPVLAGFVIDADFAGLSWRPIFLVNLLLGTVGVVLAARILPRDNADPAVTVDGAGAGILALAMFGTMFGLIEGSESDWSILSLAALVLGVVFLLLFARRQRTAAAPLIEPSLFRNKGFTSGLLVGLMFFAVTNGLAFVLSLFIQQALGAGPGSAAVGMLPLTLGIIAGAGAGMALAKRLGRLLILAGMLVTLAGAGWLLALVVTSGTDVTLLALAPAGVLAGIGMGACFGTLFDITIGDIDPAEAGSASGTLTAVQQLATALGSATVTTVYLHGGAPGHAMTLALVTVMAVTVVCLPFLGLLPRTAPADSPAPGH, from the coding sequence ATGACCATCACCACGGAAACCGGGCCTCCGACGGGAGCGGCACGGCTGGGCAAGCTCGCGATGTGGGCCGTCCTGCTCCTGGTCCTGCTCGCCGACGCGCTCGACATGATCGACGCGACCGTCACCAACATCGCGGCGCCCACGATCGTGGGCGACGTCGGCGGCGGCGACGGCCTGATCAAATGGCTCGGAGCGTCCTACGCCCTGGCCATGGGCGTCCTGCTCGTCATCGGCGGACGCCTCGGCGACCGCTACGGACAGCGCCGCCTCTTCCTGATCGGCATGAGCGGCTTCACCCTCGCCTCGGCGGCCTGTGGGCTGGCCGGAGGATCCGGCGTGATGATCTCCGCCCGGATCCTGCAGGGCGCCTTCGGTGCGCTCCTCATCCCCCAGGGCATGGCGATCATCACCCGCCACTTCACGCCCGACATGCGACGTACGTCGTTCAACCTGTTCGGTCCGCTGCTGGGCATCGCCACGATCGGTGGCCCGGTTCTGGCCGGGTTCGTCATCGACGCCGACTTCGCCGGGCTGTCCTGGCGGCCGATCTTCCTGGTCAACCTGCTCCTGGGTACCGTCGGCGTCGTCCTGGCCGCCCGGATCCTGCCCCGCGACAACGCCGACCCGGCCGTCACCGTGGACGGGGCCGGCGCCGGCATCCTCGCCCTGGCCATGTTCGGGACGATGTTCGGGTTGATCGAGGGCTCCGAGTCCGACTGGAGCATCCTCTCCCTCGCGGCCCTGGTCCTCGGCGTGGTGTTCCTGCTGCTGTTCGCGCGCCGTCAGCGGACCGCCGCCGCGCCGCTCATCGAGCCCTCGCTGTTCCGCAACAAGGGCTTCACCTCGGGGCTGTTGGTCGGGCTGATGTTCTTCGCCGTCACCAACGGACTGGCCTTCGTCCTCTCCCTGTTCATCCAGCAGGCCCTGGGTGCCGGCCCCGGCAGCGCGGCCGTGGGCATGCTTCCGCTGACCCTCGGCATCATCGCCGGCGCCGGCGCGGGCATGGCCCTGGCCAAGAGGCTGGGCCGCCTCCTCATCCTCGCGGGCATGCTGGTCACCCTCGCCGGCGCCGGCTGGCTCCTGGCCCTGGTGGTCACCAGCGGCACCGACGTCACCCTGCTCGCCCTGGCACCCGCCGGCGTCCTGGCCGGCATCGGCATGGGTGCCTGCTTCGGCACCCTCTTCGACATCACGATCGGCGACATCGACCCCGCCGAAGCAGGCAGTGCGAGCGGCACCCTCACCGCCGTCCAGCAACTCGCCACCGCGCTGGGCTCCGCCACCGTCACCACCGTCTACCTCCACGGCGGCGCCCCCGGCCATGCCATGACCCTCGCCCTCGTCACCGTCATGGCCGTCACCGTCGTCTGCCTGCCCTTCCTCGGCCTCCTGCCCAGGACCGCACCCGCCGACAGCCCGGCACCCGGCCACTGA
- the groL gene encoding chaperonin GroEL (60 kDa chaperone family; promotes refolding of misfolded polypeptides especially under stressful conditions; forms two stacked rings of heptamers to form a barrel-shaped 14mer; ends can be capped by GroES; misfolded proteins enter the barrel where they are refolded when GroES binds): MAKIIAFDEEARRGLERGMNQLADAVKVTLGPKGRNVVLEKKWGAPTITNDGVSIAKEIELEDPYEKIGAELVKEVAKKTDDVAGDGTTTATVLAQALVREGLRNVAAGANPMALKRGIEKAVEAVSAALLEQAKDVETKEQIASTASISAADTEIGAKIAEAMDKVGKEGVITVEESQTFGLELELTEGMRFDKGYISAYFATDMERMESSFDDPYILIVNSKISNVKDLLPLLEKVMQSGKPLLIIAEDVEGEALSTLVVNKIRGTFKSVAVKAPGFGDRRKAMLGDIAILTGGTVISEEVGLKLENAGLDLLGTARKVVITKDETTIVDGGGDSDQVQGRVKQIRAEIENSDSDYDREKLQERLAKLAGGVAVIKAGAATEVELKERKHRIEDAVRNAKAAVEEGIVAGGGVALLQATAVFEKLDLTGDEATGANAVKLALEAPLKQIAVNGGLEGGVIVEKVRNLPIGHGLNAATGEYVDMIAEGIIDPAKVTRSALQNAASIAALFLTTEAVIADKPEKASAAAPGGMPGGDMDF; encoded by the coding sequence ATGGCCAAGATCATCGCGTTCGACGAGGAGGCACGGCGCGGTCTCGAGCGCGGGATGAACCAGCTCGCCGACGCCGTCAAGGTCACCCTCGGCCCCAAGGGCCGTAACGTCGTCCTCGAGAAGAAGTGGGGCGCGCCCACGATCACCAACGATGGTGTTTCCATCGCCAAGGAGATCGAGCTCGAGGACCCGTACGAGAAGATCGGTGCGGAGCTGGTCAAGGAGGTCGCCAAGAAGACGGACGACGTCGCCGGCGACGGTACGACCACCGCCACCGTTCTCGCCCAGGCGCTCGTCCGCGAGGGCCTGCGCAACGTCGCCGCGGGTGCCAACCCGATGGCTCTCAAGCGTGGCATCGAGAAGGCCGTCGAGGCCGTCTCCGCCGCTCTGCTGGAGCAGGCGAAGGACGTGGAGACCAAGGAGCAGATCGCTTCGACGGCCTCCATCTCCGCTGCCGACACCGAGATCGGCGCCAAGATCGCCGAGGCGATGGACAAGGTCGGCAAGGAAGGCGTCATCACCGTCGAGGAGTCCCAGACCTTCGGTCTGGAGCTCGAGCTCACCGAGGGTATGCGCTTCGACAAGGGCTACATCTCGGCGTACTTCGCCACCGACATGGAGCGCATGGAGTCGTCGTTCGACGACCCGTACATCCTCATCGTCAACTCCAAGATCAGCAACGTGAAGGACCTCCTTCCGCTGCTCGAGAAGGTCATGCAGTCGGGCAAGCCCCTGCTGATCATCGCGGAGGACGTCGAGGGCGAGGCGCTGTCGACGCTGGTCGTCAACAAGATCCGTGGCACCTTCAAGTCCGTCGCCGTCAAGGCTCCGGGCTTCGGTGACCGCCGCAAGGCCATGCTCGGCGACATCGCCATCCTCACCGGTGGCACCGTCATCTCCGAGGAGGTCGGTCTCAAGCTGGAGAACGCCGGCCTGGACCTGCTCGGCACCGCCCGCAAGGTCGTCATCACCAAGGACGAGACGACGATCGTCGACGGCGGCGGTGACAGCGACCAGGTTCAGGGTCGCGTCAAGCAGATCCGCGCCGAGATCGAGAACTCCGACTCGGACTACGACCGCGAGAAGCTCCAGGAGCGTCTCGCGAAGCTGGCCGGCGGCGTGGCCGTCATCAAGGCCGGCGCCGCCACCGAGGTGGAGCTCAAGGAGCGCAAGCACCGCATCGAGGACGCGGTGCGCAACGCCAAGGCCGCCGTCGAGGAGGGCATCGTCGCCGGTGGTGGCGTGGCTCTGCTCCAGGCCACGGCCGTCTTCGAGAAGCTCGACCTGACCGGTGACGAGGCCACGGGCGCCAACGCCGTGAAGCTCGCGCTGGAGGCCCCGCTCAAGCAGATCGCCGTCAACGGTGGTCTCGAGGGTGGCGTCATCGTCGAGAAGGTGCGCAACCTGCCGATCGGTCACGGCCTCAACGCCGCGACCGGCGAGTACGTCGACATGATCGCCGAGGGCATCATCGACCCGGCGAAGGTCACGCGCTCCGCCCTGCAGAACGCCGCGTCCATCGCCGCGCTCTTCCTCACCACCGAGGCCGTCATCGCCGACAAGCCGGAGAAGGCCTCTGCGGCCGCTCCGGGCGGCATGCCGGGCGGTGACATGGACTTCTGA
- a CDS encoding cold-shock protein, with protein MAQGTVKWFNAEKGYGFIAVDGGADVFVHYSAIQMDGYRTLEEGQRVEFEISQGQKGPQADMVKLAVG; from the coding sequence ATGGCTCAGGGCACCGTCAAGTGGTTCAACGCGGAGAAGGGGTACGGCTTCATCGCGGTCGACGGTGGTGCGGATGTTTTCGTCCACTACAGCGCGATCCAGATGGACGGGTACCGCACCCTCGAAGAGGGTCAGCGAGTTGAATTCGAGATCTCGCAGGGCCAGAAGGGGCCGCAGGCGGACATGGTCAAGCTCGCCGTCGGCTGA